A stretch of Actinomycetota bacterium DNA encodes these proteins:
- the rlmB gene encoding 23S rRNA (guanosine(2251)-2'-O)-methyltransferase RlmB: MSEVVEGRNPVLETLRGKRIVEKILLAENLKDSKVLTQIKEIARRRGIPLISVSRRELDSIASLGAHQGVVAFIEPFSYTPFDVFLSTLDQTPEPIVLLLDGVEDPQNFGSLLRSVDAAGVSGVIISKRRCVGVTPAVCKASAGAVEHVPIIQVSNLPYAIDKLKREGFWIVGGVAEAEKRYFETDLAGKVGLVLGSEGRGISRLVLEKCDFLVSIPMHGKISSLNVAIAGALLMYEARRQRISHK, translated from the coding sequence ATGAGCGAAGTCGTTGAGGGAAGAAATCCCGTTTTGGAAACCCTTCGCGGAAAGAGAATAGTGGAAAAGATTCTCCTCGCCGAGAATCTAAAGGATTCCAAAGTCCTAACGCAGATCAAGGAAATCGCAAGGAGACGGGGAATACCCTTAATTTCAGTAAGCCGCAGGGAACTCGATTCCATTGCTTCTCTTGGGGCTCATCAGGGTGTGGTCGCTTTCATCGAGCCCTTTTCCTATACTCCCTTTGATGTTTTCCTTTCCACTTTAGATCAAACACCCGAACCCATCGTTCTTCTCTTGGATGGAGTGGAAGATCCTCAAAATTTTGGCTCTCTCCTGCGCTCTGTGGATGCTGCGGGAGTGAGCGGCGTAATAATTTCCAAAAGGCGTTGTGTGGGAGTCACACCGGCGGTATGTAAAGCATCCGCGGGAGCGGTGGAACACGTTCCCATAATACAGGTGAGTAATCTGCCCTACGCCATCGATAAACTTAAAAGAGAGGGATTTTGGATTGTTGGGGGAGTCGCTGAAGCCGAAAAGAGATACTTTGAGACAGATCTCGCCGGGAAGGTGGGTCTGGTTTTGGGGAGTGAGGGGAGAGGAATTTCCCGGTTAGTTCTCGAGAAGTGCGATTTTTTGGTGAGCATTCCCATGCATGGGAAAATTTCCTCCCTCAATGTTGCCATAGCCGGGGCTCTTTTGATGTACGAGGCCAGAAGACAAAGAATAAGCCATAAATGA
- the sigH gene encoding RNA polymerase sporulation sigma factor SigH, translating into MQAYPRHHHKRDSSVFQGLDDHKLVASAREGNDSALEFLLDKYKNFVRIKARSYFLIGADKEDLIQEGMIGLYKAIRDFRSDKESSFRAFAELCITRQMITAIKTATRQKHIPLNSYISLNKPMYYEDESDRTLVETLSGSEVTDPVELVISGEELKSIRSSFGEILSDLEAEVLRLYIDGKSYQEIAEELNRHVKSIDNALQRVKRKVELHLRRKIM; encoded by the coding sequence TTGCAAGCCTATCCGAGACATCATCATAAGCGTGATTCTTCGGTTTTTCAGGGCTTAGATGATCATAAACTAGTTGCATCTGCTAGAGAGGGAAATGATTCCGCACTCGAATTTTTACTCGATAAATACAAAAACTTCGTTCGGATAAAGGCAAGGTCCTATTTCCTCATAGGCGCGGACAAAGAAGATTTAATTCAGGAAGGCATGATTGGATTATATAAAGCCATAAGAGATTTTCGTTCCGATAAGGAATCCTCCTTCAGAGCTTTTGCTGAGCTTTGTATCACCCGCCAAATGATTACAGCCATTAAAACGGCCACGAGACAGAAGCACATCCCACTGAATTCATACATCTCTCTAAATAAGCCCATGTATTACGAGGATGAATCGGATCGAACTTTGGTGGAAACCCTCTCCGGCTCGGAAGTAACAGACCCCGTGGAATTGGTGATCAGTGGCGAGGAACTCAAAAGCATCCGTTCTAGCTTCGGAGAAATATTGAGCGATCTCGAAGCGGAAGTTTTAAGATTATACATTGATGGGAAATCCTATCAGGAAATCGCCGAGGAACTCAATAGACACGTAAAATCCATCGATAATGCCCTCCAGCGTGTGAAGCGAAAAGTAGAACTACATTTAAGACGCAAAATAATGTAA